From the Paracholeplasma morum genome, one window contains:
- a CDS encoding YhcH/YjgK/YiaL family protein — protein sequence MIVDHIKNLHKYTGLNRNIQTVIEFIESNDLRSIAVGKQKLTDEINLLREDYIPRPLDECYFESHKVYGDIQLVVDGIEYFGYLEANDPKFIVTSPYDSSKDVTKGQSTGDFSKVLLTKGMFAMVLEDELHMPKLSANEPVEVLKAVFKIKL from the coding sequence ATGATTGTTGATCATATCAAAAATCTGCACAAGTATACTGGACTGAATCGAAACATTCAAACTGTGATTGAGTTCATTGAAAGCAATGATTTAAGAAGTATCGCTGTTGGAAAACAAAAGCTTACAGACGAAATCAATTTATTAAGAGAAGATTATATTCCAAGACCACTAGACGAATGCTATTTTGAATCACATAAGGTATATGGTGATATTCAACTAGTAGTGGATGGAATTGAATATTTTGGTTATTTAGAAGCCAATGATCCAAAATTTATCGTAACATCCCCTTATGATTCTTCTAAAGATGTTACAAAAGGACAATCAACAGGTGATTTTTCGAAAGTACTTTTAACAAAAGGTATGTTCGCAATGGTTTTGGAAGATGAACTTCATATGCCGAAGCTCTCAGCCAATGAACCGGTTGAAGTTTTAAAAGCTGTATTCAAAATTAAATTATAA
- a CDS encoding carbohydrate ABC transporter permease — protein sequence MQRLDKTELIFKVIAYTLVTLFAIAALYPFIYTVSAALSSKHAFEHGLVVLFPVEFQLTALTAVMSDKGFWIAYTNTLFYTFFGTLFSMAMSIMAAYALSKQRLVFRSQINFLIVFTMWFSAGMIPTFLNYKMFGVDFRWGIIWGFGVQAFNVILLRNYFSGVSKEIEEAAIVDGANEFQVLFNVYLPMSKSALATVTLFYALSRWNGYFWNMILVNWNTEHPLQVFLRRYLTEYLMDENASITQLPYSPYSYMYAMIVMSIIPIIIVYPYLQKYFAKGVNVGGVKE from the coding sequence ATGCAAAGATTAGACAAAACCGAATTAATATTTAAAGTCATTGCTTATACGTTAGTCACCTTATTTGCAATTGCTGCACTATATCCGTTCATCTACACCGTTTCAGCCGCATTATCTAGTAAACATGCATTTGAACACGGATTAGTCGTCTTATTTCCAGTAGAGTTTCAATTGACTGCCTTGACAGCAGTAATGTCCGATAAAGGATTTTGGATTGCTTATACAAATACGCTATTCTACACATTCTTCGGAACATTATTCTCAATGGCAATGTCTATTATGGCAGCTTATGCACTGTCTAAACAACGATTGGTATTTAGAAGTCAAATCAACTTCCTAATCGTATTCACTATGTGGTTTAGCGCTGGAATGATTCCAACATTCTTAAACTATAAGATGTTCGGAGTTGATTTCAGATGGGGAATCATTTGGGGATTCGGCGTTCAAGCCTTTAACGTTATCCTGTTAAGAAACTACTTTAGTGGCGTTTCAAAGGAAATTGAAGAAGCAGCAATCGTTGATGGTGCGAATGAATTCCAAGTTTTATTCAACGTATACTTACCAATGTCAAAGAGTGCACTTGCAACCGTAACGTTATTCTATGCGTTATCCCGTTGGAACGGTTATTTCTGGAACATGATTCTAGTTAACTGGAATACTGAACATCCACTTCAAGTATTCTTAAGAAGATATTTAACTGAGTATTTAATGGATGAAAACGCATCTATCACTCAGTTACCATATTCACCATATTCATATATGTATGCAATGATTGTTATGTCCATTATCCCGATCATCATTGTCTATCCTTATCTGCAGAAGTATTTTGCAAAAGGTGTCAATGTCGGTGGGGTTAAAGAATAG
- the uxaC gene encoding glucuronate isomerase: protein MKPFMDKDFLLQNEVAKTLYHTYAAKMPIIDYHCHLNPKEIYENKPFENLSKVWLGGDHYKWRLMRANGVSEEFVTGSKPDFDKFMKYAEVMPYLVGNPLFHWSHLELQRFFGINKLLTPKTALEIYQEANLKLKELTPKKFIEMSNVKVVCTTDDPVDDLAWHVKLKAENNPFKVLPAFRPDKAINIELSWFNSWIEQLAQTVLFSINELTDLENALEQRMDYFAQHGCKLSDHGLDSIYYRPFTKEDIEVIFKRARSGIQLSQDEIEKYKGYMLIFLGKNYHKRGWVQQYHIGALRNNSKRMLEKLGPDTGYDAINDDLIAKPLSHILDALDSNDELPKTIIYALNPRDHDVVVTLMQAFQDGKTPGKLQCGSAWWFNDTIDGMSKQIDALANNGLLSRFVGMLTDSRSFLSYPRHEYFRRLLCNKIGSLVEDGLFPYDLEVLGRIVEDISYNNANKYFGM, encoded by the coding sequence ATGAAACCATTTATGGATAAAGATTTCTTGTTACAAAATGAAGTAGCAAAAACCTTATATCACACTTATGCAGCAAAAATGCCAATCATTGACTATCATTGTCATTTAAATCCAAAAGAAATTTATGAAAACAAACCTTTTGAGAATTTAAGTAAAGTTTGGCTTGGTGGCGATCACTACAAATGGCGCTTAATGCGTGCGAATGGCGTGAGTGAAGAGTTCGTTACTGGATCAAAACCTGATTTTGATAAGTTTATGAAATATGCGGAAGTGATGCCATATTTAGTTGGCAACCCACTGTTTCATTGGTCCCACTTGGAACTTCAACGTTTCTTTGGGATTAACAAACTCTTAACACCAAAAACTGCCTTAGAGATTTATCAAGAAGCAAACTTAAAACTAAAAGAGTTAACCCCTAAAAAATTCATTGAAATGAGCAATGTCAAAGTTGTTTGTACAACAGATGATCCAGTGGATGATCTAGCTTGGCACGTAAAGTTAAAAGCTGAAAACAACCCATTTAAGGTATTACCTGCGTTTAGACCTGATAAGGCGATCAATATCGAATTATCATGGTTTAACTCTTGGATTGAGCAATTAGCTCAAACAGTTCTGTTTTCAATTAATGAATTGACAGATTTGGAAAATGCCTTAGAACAACGTATGGACTATTTTGCGCAACATGGATGTAAATTATCTGACCATGGTCTAGATTCAATATATTATCGTCCATTTACAAAAGAAGACATCGAAGTGATATTTAAACGTGCTAGAAGCGGTATTCAATTATCACAAGATGAAATCGAAAAGTATAAAGGTTATATGTTGATTTTCTTAGGGAAAAACTATCATAAACGTGGATGGGTTCAACAATATCATATTGGTGCACTTAGAAACAATTCAAAACGTATGTTAGAAAAACTGGGACCAGATACAGGATATGATGCAATCAATGATGATTTAATTGCGAAACCTTTATCACACATCTTAGATGCACTAGATAGCAATGATGAACTTCCAAAAACAATCATCTACGCGTTAAATCCAAGAGATCACGATGTGGTTGTTACACTAATGCAAGCTTTCCAAGATGGAAAAACACCTGGTAAACTTCAATGTGGTTCAGCTTGGTGGTTCAATGACACCATTGATGGCATGAGCAAGCAAATTGATGCATTAGCTAATAACGGATTACTTTCAAGATTTGTTGGAATGTTAACAGATTCAAGAAGCTTCTTAAGCTATCCTAGACATGAGTACTTTAGACGATTATTATGTAATAAAATCGGCTCATTGGTTGAAGATGGATTATTCCCTTATGACCTAGAAGTGCTTGGTAGAATTGTCGAAGACATTAGCTACAATAACGCTAATAAATACTTCGGTATGTAA
- a CDS encoding glycoside hydrolase family 28 protein, producing MFELIFSSSRSATFELDNKEIYYSKEPFDVFLNGKLTLKDVKTNVFSIYDLTPNTAYTVEAFGHKHTFKTEFESVSLNVKDFNAKGDGKQDDTMAIQTAILSAPDHARVYIPKGTYLVGPIFLKSNITIELDKNTILLYLTDREAYPILPDRFVKSDGSFYELASWEGVPAKQYASMITGINVENVKIIGQGVFDGNAQNGDWWVNHKVMRGAWRPNGLFLVHSKNVGLQGVTVKNTPSWNLHPYFSDDLAFIDIKIESPKDSPNTDGCDPESCKNVDIIGVDFSVGDDCIALKSGKYEMGRLYKKPCENITIRNCIMKYGHGAVVLGSEMSGGMKDINVSQCYFLDTDRGLRIKTRRGRGKDAVIDGIVFENIYMKGVLTPLVMNMYYYCDDDGKTEYVWSKETLPVDDRTPYLGSFKFKDMVCEDAHVAAGFFYGLPEQTIKSIELENIKVTFSEKPEAGIPAMMSFLDPMTNKGFYFNQVDHVSVKNVAIHGQKGEAFEFHNVKDKKII from the coding sequence ATGTTTGAATTGATTTTTAGTTCATCCCGAAGTGCAACGTTTGAATTAGATAATAAAGAGATTTATTATTCAAAAGAACCGTTTGATGTATTTTTGAATGGCAAACTTACGTTAAAGGATGTCAAAACAAATGTGTTTTCTATCTATGACTTAACGCCAAATACAGCTTACACAGTGGAAGCATTTGGACATAAGCATACTTTTAAAACCGAGTTTGAATCTGTTTCCTTGAATGTCAAAGATTTTAACGCTAAAGGAGATGGTAAGCAAGATGATACCATGGCAATTCAAACTGCTATCTTATCTGCGCCAGATCATGCAAGAGTTTATATACCAAAAGGCACCTATTTAGTGGGGCCTATCTTTTTGAAAAGCAACATTACCATTGAGCTAGATAAGAATACAATACTACTTTATTTAACTGATAGAGAAGCTTATCCAATATTACCTGATCGTTTTGTAAAATCAGATGGTTCATTTTATGAATTAGCTTCATGGGAAGGTGTACCAGCTAAGCAATATGCCTCCATGATCACAGGAATTAACGTCGAAAACGTGAAAATAATTGGACAAGGTGTCTTTGATGGCAATGCACAAAATGGCGATTGGTGGGTAAACCATAAAGTCATGCGTGGGGCGTGGAGACCAAATGGATTATTCTTAGTTCACTCTAAGAATGTAGGTTTACAAGGTGTAACAGTTAAAAACACACCATCTTGGAACCTTCATCCATATTTCTCTGATGATCTAGCATTCATCGATATCAAAATCGAGTCTCCAAAAGATTCACCAAACACAGACGGTTGTGATCCAGAGTCATGCAAAAACGTTGATATCATTGGTGTAGATTTCTCAGTAGGCGATGACTGTATTGCGCTGAAATCTGGGAAATATGAAATGGGACGTCTCTATAAGAAGCCATGCGAAAATATTACAATTCGTAACTGTATAATGAAATATGGTCATGGAGCAGTAGTGTTGGGCTCAGAAATGTCAGGGGGCATGAAGGACATAAACGTGTCACAATGTTATTTCCTTGATACAGACCGTGGATTACGAATCAAAACACGACGTGGTCGTGGGAAAGATGCCGTTATTGATGGTATAGTCTTTGAAAACATTTATATGAAAGGTGTATTAACACCACTTGTTATGAATATGTATTATTACTGCGATGATGATGGAAAAACGGAATACGTTTGGTCAAAAGAAACATTACCAGTAGATGATAGAACACCGTATTTAGGCAGTTTCAAGTTTAAAGACATGGTTTGCGAAGATGCGCATGTTGCTGCAGGATTCTTTTATGGATTACCTGAACAAACGATAAAGTCTATTGAATTAGAAAACATTAAAGTCACATTTTCAGAAAAACCTGAAGCTGGAATTCCAGCCATGATGAGTTTCTTAGATCCAATGACGAATAAAGGATTCTATTTCAATCAAGTTGACCATGTATCTGTCAAGAATGTAGCAATCCATGGCCAAAAAGGCGAAGCATTTGAGTTCCATAATGTTAAAGATAAAAAAATTATATAG
- a CDS encoding ABC transporter permease, whose product MRANRDVQLMSHDELKHELLLEELERKKWHRYWQAIKKDWPLYAMLVPVLIYFFIFRYMPIYGIMAAFKNQTDLTLSVGEAPFSGFYAFRSLIAGDYAKEFWQAFRNTFAISMYGLIFGFPVPIILALFFSEIKSDLYRSITQILTYLPKFISTVVITSIITLMLFEGNEPHQSAGILTTLFQNLGLVKEGTRIMREPQYFRSIYIISGIWEGAGYGSIVYFAAIMAISPTNYEAARIDGANKLAQIRYVTLPGMAPTLTIMLILRIGEILSVGYEKVLLLYDTTTYSTADVISTFVTRIGGLMGGATVSLNTAASADLFNSIIAMFLVLGANFISRRVSDTSLF is encoded by the coding sequence ATGAGAGCAAATCGAGACGTACAATTGATGAGTCATGATGAGTTGAAACACGAATTATTACTCGAGGAACTTGAAAGAAAGAAATGGCATCGCTATTGGCAGGCAATTAAAAAAGACTGGCCACTATATGCAATGTTAGTTCCAGTGCTCATTTATTTCTTCATATTTAGGTACATGCCTATTTATGGGATAATGGCGGCTTTTAAGAACCAAACTGACTTAACACTAAGCGTAGGCGAAGCGCCATTCTCTGGGTTTTATGCATTTAGATCACTAATTGCTGGGGATTACGCTAAAGAATTCTGGCAAGCTTTTAGAAATACATTCGCGATTTCTATGTATGGGCTAATCTTTGGATTCCCAGTTCCAATCATTCTTGCATTGTTCTTCTCAGAAATTAAGAGTGATTTATACCGTAGTATTACACAAATTTTAACGTATCTACCTAAGTTTATATCAACAGTCGTTATCACTTCAATCATTACATTAATGTTATTTGAAGGTAACGAACCACACCAATCTGCTGGTATTCTAACGACACTCTTTCAAAATCTCGGGTTAGTTAAAGAAGGTACACGTATCATGCGTGAGCCACAATACTTTAGATCCATTTACATCATTTCTGGTATTTGGGAAGGCGCAGGTTATGGTTCTATCGTATACTTCGCAGCGATTATGGCAATTAGCCCAACTAACTATGAAGCCGCTCGTATCGATGGTGCGAATAAGTTAGCACAAATTCGTTATGTTACATTACCAGGTATGGCACCAACATTAACCATAATGTTAATTCTAAGAATAGGTGAAATTTTATCAGTTGGATATGAAAAAGTGTTATTGCTATATGACACAACAACTTATTCAACGGCTGACGTTATTTCAACATTCGTTACAAGAATTGGTGGGTTGATGGGTGGAGCTACCGTATCACTTAATACTGCAGCATCCGCCGATTTATTTAACTCAATTATCGCGATGTTCTTAGTACTTGGTGCTAACTTCATCTCAAGACGTGTTTCTGATACGTCATTGTTCTAA
- a CDS encoding bacterial Ig-like domain-containing protein — translation MKKMFGIVLMVLSLFVLAGCIKDNGGTKEEKKLVSIAVKVVPTKTSYLVGESLDLAGMQVDGIYNDGSSVIINAGTGENQYQVSGFSSAAAGLKTVTVTVGSLTASFSVVVADPEAPATLLAIQVVSLPNKTTYGLNGVLSLNGMVVKALYSDGTEETLTTSDYTVTGFDSLTAGLKTLTVTHEGKSATISVMISDKFVEDDPSKAVTVNFAYNYQGRGISFQETTPYKSLNGKTYNEGDLLPVWEALQSKLNIKFVDKKQSDNTDNQFKAYLASSFDGVDLINSTGANLTEYGINGNFVDISKYLNSMPNLNAFLTANPAVRASMTAADGGIYYTPYFDGFGEIEQMFLVRIDWVQDILDEVSPTFDAEAYAGTFTVETTTPESLDVNVTVANADGTTRVVKKAHTANILTTLEAIQNKTGASLAEAFRTYMQATYGNQGYAKLSDVFVGTDAAYDVDEMLALMHVVKANPKYLTREHATPKTAVEAMFPRTSENSRIRNLFRSLEMFGLRGMFSRYQWVYFDQDGSIKDARAEEATIDGVTQLSNMFKDGLINQNFDASTKTDHRQILLEGSYGFMTYDFNASSTPQGYINKAKELDPTFRFEAILPPVNNWLGDGQYFHFSEGVRSLKNEAWGIVKSVENDTAKLARILTLVDGMYDYSSNDSIGNVHLYGPAGYIDGQISYNGEMIPKISDAAMAEMTTLAKGNMINYLRNFVGATMAIGHIRGLGLEYQTLSDQGIAGIERINVAVNAGTFRLAGQYESTNPWYRLAPSLFALTKDQSQDMATLTYDDLWADAELKKLVRNAFSGEGLSVTKEVYFSTYVNKTVGDATVNTYKDIYQAALEEAYNRVNK, via the coding sequence ATGAAAAAAATGTTTGGGATAGTACTAATGGTATTATCACTATTCGTTTTAGCGGGTTGTATTAAAGACAACGGCGGAACAAAAGAAGAAAAGAAACTTGTTTCGATCGCAGTTAAAGTAGTACCTACTAAAACATCTTATCTAGTTGGTGAATCACTAGACTTAGCTGGTATGCAAGTTGATGGCATCTATAATGATGGCTCAAGTGTCATTATCAATGCAGGAACCGGCGAAAATCAATACCAAGTATCTGGATTTAGTTCAGCTGCTGCAGGTTTGAAAACAGTAACTGTAACTGTAGGTTCATTAACAGCTTCATTTAGCGTTGTTGTTGCTGACCCAGAAGCTCCAGCTACATTATTAGCTATCCAAGTCGTATCACTACCTAACAAGACTACATATGGTCTAAATGGTGTGTTAAGCTTGAATGGTATGGTTGTTAAAGCACTTTATAGTGATGGCACAGAAGAAACTTTAACAACATCAGACTACACTGTTACTGGTTTTGATTCATTAACAGCAGGTCTTAAGACTTTAACAGTTACTCATGAAGGTAAATCAGCTACAATCTCTGTAATGATTAGCGATAAGTTCGTTGAAGATGATCCTTCTAAAGCGGTTACTGTTAACTTTGCATACAACTACCAAGGTAGAGGTATTAGTTTCCAAGAAACTACTCCATACAAATCATTAAATGGTAAAACATATAATGAAGGCGATTTACTACCTGTATGGGAAGCATTACAATCTAAATTAAACATTAAATTTGTTGACAAGAAACAATCAGACAACACTGATAACCAATTCAAAGCTTATCTAGCATCTTCATTTGATGGTGTTGATTTAATCAACTCAACAGGTGCTAACTTAACTGAGTATGGTATCAATGGTAACTTCGTTGATATTTCTAAATACTTAAACTCAATGCCAAACTTAAATGCATTCTTAACAGCTAATCCAGCTGTAAGAGCATCTATGACTGCGGCAGACGGTGGTATTTACTATACACCTTACTTCGATGGTTTCGGTGAAATCGAACAAATGTTCTTAGTTCGTATTGACTGGGTGCAAGATATTCTTGATGAAGTTTCTCCAACTTTCGATGCAGAAGCTTATGCAGGAACATTCACAGTTGAAACTACTACTCCAGAATCATTAGACGTTAACGTAACAGTTGCTAATGCTGATGGTACAACTAGAGTAGTTAAAAAAGCTCACACAGCAAACATTTTAACTACACTTGAAGCTATTCAAAACAAGACTGGTGCTTCATTAGCTGAAGCATTCAGAACTTACATGCAAGCAACTTATGGTAACCAAGGTTATGCAAAACTTTCTGACGTATTTGTTGGAACTGATGCAGCTTACGATGTAGATGAAATGTTAGCATTAATGCACGTTGTTAAAGCAAACCCTAAATACTTAACAAGAGAACACGCAACACCTAAAACAGCAGTTGAAGCTATGTTCCCAAGAACATCAGAAAACTCACGTATTAGAAACCTATTCCGTTCATTAGAAATGTTCGGTCTACGTGGTATGTTCTCAAGATACCAATGGGTATACTTCGATCAAGATGGATCTATTAAAGATGCAAGAGCTGAAGAAGCTACAATCGATGGTGTTACTCAATTATCAAATATGTTCAAAGATGGCCTAATTAACCAAAACTTCGACGCTTCAACTAAGACTGACCACAGACAAATCTTACTTGAAGGTTCATACGGGTTCATGACTTATGATTTCAACGCATCATCAACTCCACAAGGTTACATTAATAAAGCCAAAGAATTAGACCCAACATTCCGTTTTGAAGCAATTTTACCTCCAGTAAACAACTGGTTAGGTGATGGTCAATATTTCCACTTCTCAGAAGGTGTTAGATCCCTTAAGAATGAAGCTTGGGGTATTGTTAAATCAGTTGAGAATGATACAGCTAAACTAGCTAGAATATTAACTCTAGTTGATGGTATGTATGATTATTCTTCAAATGATTCAATCGGTAACGTTCATTTATATGGACCTGCTGGTTACATCGATGGTCAAATCTCATACAATGGCGAAATGATTCCAAAGATTTCTGATGCAGCAATGGCAGAAATGACTACATTAGCTAAAGGTAACATGATTAACTACCTAAGAAACTTTGTTGGTGCTACAATGGCAATTGGTCACATCCGTGGCTTAGGCTTAGAGTATCAAACATTATCTGATCAAGGTATTGCAGGTATTGAAAGAATTAACGTAGCAGTTAACGCTGGTACATTCAGACTTGCAGGTCAATACGAAAGTACAAACCCTTGGTACAGACTTGCTCCATCTCTATTTGCATTAACTAAAGACCAAAGCCAAGACATGGCAACATTAACATATGACGACCTATGGGCAGATGCTGAACTTAAGAAATTAGTTCGTAATGCATTCTCAGGTGAAGGATTATCAGTCACTAAAGAAGTCTATTTCTCAACTTATGTAAATAAGACAGTTGGCGATGCAACAGTTAATACGTACAAAGATATTTATCAAGCTGCTCTAGAAGAAGCTTACAATCGCGTTAATAAATAA
- a CDS encoding ABC transporter ATP-binding protein, protein MSTMALRNVNKIYANGVQAVFDFNIEVKHGEFIVLVGPSGCGKSTTLRMIAGLEDISTGELIIDDNVVNTMAPKDRDIAMVFQNYALYAHMTVYHNMAFSLTLRKESSDYIHERVMWAANILGLTPYLNRKPKELSGGQRQRVALGRAIVRDPKIFLLDEPLSNLDAKLRGVMRKELKELHHRLGATMVYVTHDQIEALTLADRVVVMKDGYVQQIDRPVDLYQRPNNLFVATFIGTPPMNVFGGKLDSKGQLLIDDVIINIEDNKSYKALKEKNYFCKELVVGIRPENFKVALKCDKEESTGFVTTVQLYELLGSDALVHVKISDKNVIMKINARQVFHPGDEVVVEVDQSHIYFFDKETEICIYE, encoded by the coding sequence ATGTCGACAATGGCACTGAGAAATGTAAATAAAATCTATGCTAATGGTGTTCAAGCCGTATTTGACTTTAATATAGAGGTTAAACATGGTGAGTTCATCGTTTTAGTAGGTCCATCAGGTTGTGGGAAATCAACCACACTTAGAATGATAGCAGGTCTAGAAGATATTTCTACTGGAGAGTTGATTATCGATGATAATGTCGTTAATACAATGGCTCCAAAAGATCGCGATATAGCAATGGTTTTTCAAAACTATGCATTATACGCACACATGACTGTATATCACAACATGGCATTCAGCTTAACATTAAGAAAAGAATCATCAGACTACATTCATGAACGTGTTATGTGGGCTGCTAATATTTTAGGGTTAACACCTTATTTAAACCGTAAACCAAAAGAATTATCTGGTGGACAAAGACAAAGAGTAGCTTTGGGCCGTGCAATTGTACGTGACCCTAAAATATTCTTGCTAGATGAACCACTATCAAACCTTGACGCTAAACTCCGTGGTGTTATGCGTAAAGAGTTAAAAGAACTACATCACCGCTTAGGTGCGACTATGGTCTATGTTACTCATGACCAAATTGAAGCACTAACTTTAGCTGATAGAGTCGTTGTTATGAAAGATGGTTATGTACAACAAATTGATAGACCAGTAGACTTATATCAAAGACCTAACAATCTATTTGTTGCAACCTTTATCGGTACGCCACCTATGAACGTATTTGGTGGGAAATTAGACTCTAAGGGACAACTTTTGATTGATGATGTCATTATTAACATCGAGGATAATAAGAGCTATAAAGCGTTAAAAGAGAAAAACTATTTTTGTAAAGAACTGGTTGTTGGCATTCGTCCAGAAAACTTTAAAGTTGCTTTAAAATGCGATAAAGAAGAATCAACCGGGTTTGTTACCACTGTTCAGTTATATGAATTACTTGGATCTGATGCACTTGTGCATGTGAAGATTTCGGATAAGAACGTTATTATGAAGATTAATGCTAGACAAGTATTCCATCCAGGAGATGAAGTAGTTGTTGAAGTTGATCAATCGCATATTTACTTCTTTGATAAAGAAACGGAGATTTGCATTTATGAATAA
- a CDS encoding bifunctional 2-keto-4-hydroxyglutarate aldolase/2-keto-3-deoxy-6-phosphogluconate aldolase, with amino-acid sequence MKNPVLNKLVESGVVAVVRAQTKDEATKIALACIEGGLKAIELTFTVPNAHEVIRHLRDAIPEEKLILGAGTVLDKQTAQLAIESGATYIVSPGFDLETALYCNEVNVPYMPGCLTITEMLTALKAGVEVVKLFPGSAFGPSYVKAVKGPLPNINIMPTGGVSLDNVGEWIKNGVVAVGVGGELTAPAKHGDFDGVRANAKAFVDAVKKARG; translated from the coding sequence ATGAAAAATCCAGTATTAAATAAGCTTGTTGAATCAGGGGTAGTGGCTGTTGTTCGTGCACAAACGAAAGACGAAGCTACAAAAATTGCTTTAGCCTGTATCGAAGGTGGTTTAAAAGCAATTGAACTAACGTTTACAGTTCCAAATGCTCATGAGGTTATTCGTCATTTACGTGACGCAATTCCTGAAGAAAAGTTGATTTTAGGTGCTGGTACTGTATTAGATAAACAAACCGCACAATTAGCGATTGAATCGGGTGCTACATACATTGTTAGCCCTGGATTCGATTTAGAAACAGCTCTTTACTGTAATGAGGTTAATGTACCTTATATGCCAGGCTGTTTAACCATAACTGAAATGTTGACTGCGCTTAAAGCAGGTGTAGAAGTTGTTAAACTATTTCCGGGATCCGCATTTGGACCTAGTTATGTGAAAGCTGTAAAAGGGCCACTTCCTAACATCAATATCATGCCTACTGGCGGTGTATCGCTAGATAACGTTGGCGAATGGATAAAAAATGGCGTTGTGGCTGTCGGTGTAGGTGGAGAATTAACTGCACCAGCTAAACATGGCGATTTTGATGGTGTTAGAGCGAATGCGAAAGCGTTTGTGGATGCTGTTAAGAAGGCAAGAGGATAA
- a CDS encoding pectinesterase family protein codes for MKLSVTPNDNIQNLLDQIPLSETIHLYLADGFYYQKLTLRHPNMIIEGESHDAIITHDDHALKFHQDGLLMNTFRTQTVLVLGDSITLRNLTILNTSGKGEKIGQAIALSSYGDNTVIDNCVLKSTQDTVFFGPLPEDLCKRYTHILAKEELSLRPLKHFVFRSTIEGDIDFIFGSSDAFFDNCTIISNGNGYITAPSTHPKSSFGLVFNDCIFQSKGDFKVILGRPWRSGGSSIFIHSKFRSSIDQNRFDDWSKPFYHFYETPYVSSIHSKPLPEAMLNSILEIIANKR; via the coding sequence ATGAAACTTTCTGTTACACCAAATGACAACATTCAAAACTTATTAGATCAAATTCCATTATCTGAAACCATTCATCTATACTTAGCTGATGGCTTCTACTATCAAAAACTAACCTTAAGACATCCAAACATGATTATTGAAGGTGAATCACACGATGCAATCATCACTCACGATGACCATGCACTTAAGTTCCATCAAGATGGCCTATTAATGAACACTTTTAGAACTCAAACTGTCTTAGTATTAGGCGACTCAATTACCTTGAGAAATCTAACCATTCTCAACACCAGTGGCAAGGGTGAGAAAATCGGTCAAGCGATAGCGCTTTCATCCTATGGTGATAACACGGTAATTGATAACTGTGTGCTTAAATCCACTCAGGATACGGTTTTCTTCGGTCCGCTTCCAGAAGATTTATGCAAACGATATACTCACATTTTGGCCAAAGAAGAGCTTTCATTACGACCTCTTAAACACTTTGTATTCCGTTCAACCATCGAAGGTGATATTGATTTCATTTTTGGTTCAAGCGATGCTTTCTTTGACAACTGTACGATCATTTCGAATGGTAACGGATATATTACAGCACCATCTACACATCCCAAATCATCGTTCGGGCTGGTATTTAATGACTGTATATTTCAATCAAAAGGGGATTTCAAAGTCATCCTAGGAAGACCTTGGAGAAGTGGTGGTTCTTCGATTTTCATCCATTCTAAGTTCCGATCAAGTATTGATCAAAACCGATTTGATGATTGGTCAAAACCTTTCTATCACTTCTATGAAACGCCTTATGTTTCATCCATTCATTCTAAACCATTGCCCGAAGCAATGTTAAATTCAATTTTAGAGATTATCGCTAACAAGCGATAA